The proteins below come from a single Streptococcus hyointestinalis genomic window:
- the mnmE gene encoding tRNA uridine-5-carboxymethylaminomethyl(34) synthesis GTPase MnmE, with the protein MPITKDFDTIAAISTPLGEGAIGIVRISGSDAITISKRIFKGKDLANVASHTLNYGHIIDPEQGEVLDEVMVGVMHAPKTFTRETVIEINTHGGIAVTNEILQLVLRSGARMAEPGEFTKRAFLNGRMDLTQAEAVMDIIRAKTDKAMNIAVKQLDGSLKDLINNTRQEILNTLAQVEVNIDYPEYDDVEEMTTALMREKTKEFQTLLENLLKTARRGKILREGLSTAIIGRPNVGKSSLLNNLLREDKAIVTDIEGTTRDVIEEYVNIKGVPLKLIDTAGIRETDDVVEKIGVERSRKALSEADLILLVLNSAEPLTQQDRDLLALSDMTNRIILLNKTDLPQAIERDQLPEDVIPISVLNNQNIDKIEERINQLFFDNAEAVEKDATYLSNARHISLIESALDSLKSVNEGLELGMPVDLLQVDMTRCWEILGEITGDSAPDELITQLFSQFCLGK; encoded by the coding sequence ATGCCAATTACAAAAGATTTTGATACTATCGCTGCTATCTCCACACCGCTTGGTGAGGGGGCGATTGGTATCGTTCGTATCTCAGGAAGCGACGCTATTACCATTAGCAAGCGTATCTTTAAAGGGAAGGACTTGGCGAATGTCGCCAGCCACACGCTCAACTACGGGCATATCATCGACCCAGAGCAGGGCGAGGTGCTCGATGAGGTCATGGTGGGCGTCATGCACGCCCCAAAGACCTTCACCCGTGAGACTGTCATTGAGATTAACACCCACGGCGGTATCGCTGTGACCAATGAAATCCTGCAGCTTGTGCTACGCTCTGGCGCACGCATGGCAGAGCCTGGCGAGTTTACCAAGCGTGCCTTTCTCAACGGTCGCATGGATCTAACACAAGCCGAGGCGGTCATGGACATCATCCGAGCAAAGACCGACAAAGCCATGAATATCGCCGTCAAACAGCTGGATGGCTCCCTCAAAGATTTGATTAATAACACCCGTCAGGAAATCCTCAATACTCTCGCTCAAGTCGAGGTCAATATCGACTACCCAGAGTATGACGACGTCGAAGAGATGACCACCGCTCTCATGCGTGAAAAGACCAAAGAGTTTCAAACGCTCCTTGAGAACCTCCTCAAAACGGCTAGACGTGGGAAGATCCTACGTGAGGGCTTGTCTACTGCCATTATCGGACGACCAAATGTCGGCAAGTCGAGCCTGCTCAATAACCTCCTGCGTGAGGACAAAGCTATCGTCACAGACATTGAGGGGACGACACGTGATGTCATCGAGGAGTATGTCAATATCAAGGGCGTACCGCTAAAACTCATTGATACCGCTGGTATCCGTGAGACTGATGATGTCGTTGAAAAGATTGGGGTTGAGCGCTCCAGAAAAGCACTCAGCGAGGCTGACCTTATCCTCCTTGTGCTCAATAGCGCAGAGCCACTAACCCAGCAGGATAGAGACTTGCTGGCACTCAGTGACATGACCAACCGTATCATTTTGCTCAATAAAACCGACCTCCCGCAAGCCATTGAACGTGACCAACTGCCTGAGGACGTCATCCCCATCTCCGTCCTAAACAACCAAAACATCGACAAAATCGAAGAACGTATCAATCAGCTTTTCTTTGACAATGCTGAAGCGGTCGAAAAAGACGCTACCTACCTCTCCAACGCCCGCCACATCTCACTGATTGAGAGTGCACTTGACAGTCTCAAGTCGGTCAACGAAGGTCTGGAGCTAGGTATGCCTGTCGACCTGCTCCAAGTCGATATGACCCGCTGTTGGGAGATTCTAGGCGAGATTACAGGAGACTCTGCACCTGATGAGCTCATCACACAGCTCTTTAGCCAGTTTTGCCTTGGTAAATAG
- a CDS encoding ABC-F family ATP-binding cassette domain-containing protein, producing the protein MIILQGNKLERSFSGDVLFDNISIQVDERDRIALVGRNGAGKSTLLKILVGEEAPTSGEINTKKDLSLSYLAQDSRFESSNTIFEEMLLVFDDLRQMEKRLRSMEMQMAELSGAELDQLMSAYDQLSEEFRKKGGFSYESDVKAILNGFKFDESMWQMSISELSGGQNTRLALAKMLLEKPELLVLDEPTNHLDIETIAWLENYLTNYQGALIIVSHDRYFLDKVATVTYDLTPHSLDRYVGNYSQFMDLKAEKLATEAKNYEKQAKEIAKLEDFVNRNIVRASTTKRAQARRKQLEKMERLDKPQSAQKSAHMTFHAGKVSGNVVLTVEDAAIGYDGEILADPIDLAVKKFDAIAIVGPNGVGKSTFIKSVVGQIPFIKGQASYGANVETGYYDQNQTNLTRTNTVLDELWNAFPTTPEVEIRNRLGAFLFSGDDVKKSISMLSGGERARVLLAKLSMEDNNFLILDEPTNHLDIDSKEVLENALIDFDGTLLFVSHDRYFINRVATKVLEISEDGSTLYLGDYDYYVTKKAELEELKRLEEEKTAPKDEPKPSAGAMDYQAQKTNQKEQRKLKRRVEQIEAELEETEGKQAEVTERMHTTNDTTELMDLQAELDELTQKSEALMLEWEELSEQLED; encoded by the coding sequence ATGATTATACTACAGGGAAACAAGCTAGAGCGCTCATTTTCAGGTGATGTGCTTTTTGATAATATTTCGATTCAAGTGGATGAGCGTGACCGAATTGCGCTTGTCGGGCGTAACGGTGCGGGCAAGTCGACTCTGCTCAAGATTTTAGTTGGTGAGGAGGCACCAACGTCTGGTGAGATTAACACCAAGAAAGATTTGAGTCTCTCTTATTTGGCGCAGGATAGTCGCTTTGAGTCTAGCAATACCATCTTTGAGGAGATGCTTTTGGTCTTTGACGACTTGCGTCAGATGGAAAAGCGCCTGCGCAGCATGGAGATGCAAATGGCAGAGCTCTCTGGAGCAGAACTCGATCAGCTCATGTCAGCTTACGACCAGCTGTCTGAGGAATTTCGTAAAAAAGGTGGCTTTAGCTACGAGTCTGATGTCAAGGCGATTTTAAACGGCTTTAAGTTTGACGAGAGCATGTGGCAGATGTCCATTTCTGAGCTGTCTGGTGGGCAAAATACCCGCCTAGCCCTTGCTAAAATGTTGCTTGAGAAGCCAGAGCTTTTGGTGCTGGATGAGCCGACCAACCACCTTGATATCGAGACCATCGCTTGGTTGGAAAATTACCTGACCAACTATCAAGGCGCTCTTATCATCGTCAGTCACGACCGCTATTTTCTTGATAAGGTCGCAACGGTGACTTATGATTTGACACCGCATTCGCTAGACCGCTATGTGGGGAACTACTCGCAGTTTATGGATTTGAAGGCGGAAAAACTTGCTACCGAGGCGAAAAACTACGAAAAGCAAGCCAAGGAAATCGCTAAATTAGAGGACTTTGTCAATCGTAATATCGTCCGAGCCTCAACAACCAAGCGAGCGCAGGCTAGACGCAAGCAGTTAGAGAAAATGGAGCGTCTCGACAAGCCCCAAAGCGCTCAAAAGTCTGCTCATATGACCTTTCATGCTGGCAAGGTCTCTGGTAATGTCGTCCTTACTGTCGAGGATGCGGCTATCGGCTACGATGGCGAGATTTTAGCCGATCCGATTGACCTTGCGGTGAAAAAGTTTGACGCTATCGCTATTGTCGGTCCAAACGGTGTCGGCAAATCCACCTTTATCAAGTCGGTTGTGGGGCAGATTCCTTTTATCAAAGGGCAAGCGAGCTATGGTGCAAATGTCGAGACTGGCTACTATGACCAGAACCAAACCAACCTCACTCGCACCAACACAGTGCTTGATGAGCTGTGGAATGCCTTTCCAACGACACCAGAAGTCGAGATTCGCAACCGTCTAGGTGCCTTTCTCTTTTCAGGTGATGATGTCAAGAAGTCCATTAGCATGCTGTCTGGTGGCGAGCGAGCTCGTGTCTTGCTTGCCAAGCTCTCCATGGAGGACAATAACTTTCTCATACTGGACGAGCCGACCAACCACCTAGACATTGACAGCAAGGAAGTGCTGGAAAATGCTTTGATTGACTTTGATGGCACACTGCTTTTTGTCAGTCACGACCGCTACTTTATCAACCGTGTGGCGACCAAGGTGCTTGAGATTTCAGAGGATGGCTCGACGCTTTACTTAGGCGACTATGACTACTATGTGACTAAAAAAGCCGAGCTTGAGGAATTAAAGCGTCTAGAGGAGGAAAAGACGGCTCCAAAAGACGAGCCAAAACCGTCAGCTGGCGCTATGGACTATCAAGCGCAAAAGACCAACCAAAAAGAGCAACGCAAGCTCAAACGCCGAGTTGAGCAAATCGAAGCCGAGCTAGAGGAAACTGAAGGCAAACAAGCAGAAGTCACCGAGCGCATGCACACCACCAATGACACGACAGAGCTCATGGATTTGCAGGCAGAGCTTGACGAGCTGACACAAAAAAGCGAAGCCCTTATGCTTGAGTGGGAAGAGCTTAGCGAACAGCTAGAAGACTAG
- the pepV gene encoding dipeptidase PepV, whose translation MTVDFKAEVEKRKSDMMEDLFSLLRINSERDDSKADKEHPFGPGPVKALEHFLKMAERDGYETANIDNYAGHFTFGEGDEELGIFAHLDVVPAGSGWDTDPYEPVIKDGRLYARGSSDDKGPTMACYYGLKIIKDLGLPVSKKVRFIVGTDEESGWGDMDYYFANSGLKKPDFGFSPDAEFPIINGEKGNITEYLHFAGKNAGDFTLISFTGGLRENMVPESATAVFTADSSLADLQKDLEAFTSQYPITAEVSEDNGQFSVTVYGKSAHGSTPEEGINGATYLANFLNQYAFEGAAKAFIALTANVLHDDFDGKKIGVAYTDAKMGALSMNAGVFSFDANSDDNTIALNFRYPQGTDAKTIQAELEKLAGVTKVTLSEHEHTPHYVPVDDPLVATLLSVYEKQTGLKGHEQVIGGGTFGRLLERGVAYGAMFPDYVNTMHQANEFADVEDLYRAAAIYAEAIYELIK comes from the coding sequence ATGACAGTAGATTTTAAAGCAGAAGTCGAAAAACGTAAAAGTGATATGATGGAGGACTTGTTTAGCCTCTTGCGTATCAACTCAGAGCGTGACGATAGCAAGGCAGACAAGGAACATCCATTTGGACCTGGACCAGTTAAAGCTTTAGAGCATTTCTTGAAAATGGCAGAGCGTGATGGTTATGAAACAGCCAATATCGATAACTACGCTGGGCACTTTACCTTTGGTGAAGGGGATGAGGAGCTGGGTATCTTTGCACACTTGGACGTCGTTCCAGCAGGTAGCGGCTGGGATACAGACCCTTATGAGCCTGTTATCAAGGACGGTCGTCTTTATGCCCGTGGCTCATCTGACGACAAGGGCCCAACTATGGCCTGCTACTATGGTCTAAAAATCATCAAAGACCTAGGACTTCCTGTGTCTAAAAAAGTCCGCTTTATCGTGGGGACAGACGAGGAGTCTGGTTGGGGCGATATGGACTATTACTTTGCCAATAGCGGTTTGAAAAAGCCAGATTTTGGTTTTTCTCCTGACGCTGAGTTTCCTATCATCAATGGTGAAAAAGGAAACATTACAGAGTACCTCCACTTTGCTGGCAAAAACGCTGGTGACTTTACGCTTATCAGCTTTACTGGTGGTTTGCGTGAAAATATGGTACCAGAGTCTGCCACAGCTGTCTTTACAGCAGATAGCAGCCTAGCTGATTTGCAAAAAGACTTAGAAGCATTTACCAGCCAATATCCCATCACAGCAGAAGTGAGCGAAGACAATGGACAGTTCAGCGTGACTGTCTACGGAAAATCAGCTCACGGCTCAACCCCAGAAGAAGGGATTAACGGAGCGACGTATCTTGCTAACTTCCTCAACCAATACGCCTTTGAAGGCGCAGCTAAAGCCTTTATCGCACTGACTGCAAATGTCTTACACGACGACTTTGACGGTAAAAAAATAGGCGTTGCCTACACAGACGCTAAAATGGGTGCGCTGTCTATGAATGCTGGTGTCTTTAGCTTTGACGCTAATTCTGATGACAATACTATCGCCCTCAACTTCCGCTACCCACAAGGCACAGACGCTAAAACTATCCAAGCAGAGCTTGAGAAGTTAGCAGGTGTGACAAAAGTCACTCTATCTGAGCACGAGCACACACCACACTATGTCCCAGTGGATGACCCGTTGGTTGCTACTTTGCTATCTGTTTACGAAAAACAAACAGGACTTAAAGGACATGAGCAAGTCATTGGTGGCGGTACTTTTGGTCGTCTCCTAGAGCGTGGTGTCGCTTACGGTGCTATGTTCCCAGACTATGTCAATACCATGCACCAAGCCAATGAATTTGCTGACGTTGAGGATCTCTATCGTGCTGCGGCTATCTACGCCGAAGCTATCTACGAGCTCATCAAGTAA
- a CDS encoding SEC10/PgrA surface exclusion domain-containing protein, giving the protein MGKRLLKTTTVGLVVASGVFVVNCTNTANADEVASSVQSDTSKKAIANTQATSRTSDQVKEELDTQKAVVETATQKVETAKEAVQTATKEVETAQTENDNAQSAVDKAQENANNATAENIAKAETNVTTAEVAVANAENNVTTAEKAQSAAQDKVNAQETVVANAETAVNQAKTETVNAQNAVDQAQSVLNGTGQAEVVKAQENAQNAVNADKQAVSQAEADVASAKTSDEARQKAIEEAQAKVTTAETANTNAEKVLKTATEATNKGQTKAEQAKSETANAQTAVDQAQAVLDGTGQAEIVKAQQEAQSAVSADKEAVRNAETNLTNAKAADVARQNAIDEAQADVVTAEKVAAKAKATLDNATSTATNTAAKVEAEQAELEKAQAVVAGLESEIANANTITLPAGYAEALKQYLTTKSSADKQALATLAATAVASNTYKSNSADQAEVIADVNNLTEDQREDLTLFAVDLINQVRKVTGGPTVVANKSAMDFANEVANTSTTFMGHDTTAIPTAASNFGLKSVQGVNNYEDLGFLLQKTDTITMDDLKKGLYTQFVKMILADNLSNWGHASSLAGVLESGFNSKYIGVDVNSLSSTSTNGTTIKMVHIHILGVAENYILDNSKFNTTNNLQSRDLKAELATAKSTLATEQAQLTSATLANNQAQTALREAQTDYDNSVATLTSAQTALASAQATPEQTPTAQAKLDEAKAQLATDLKALASTNQALANLTADVKTKQAALTAAKATLTQKQAAQEQAENELANAKSKLATAQANATTAQNNLTTAKANLASLESSQELLPSAQTALANAQVKLAADLETLKQANQALANLTADVKTKQQALEAAKANLADKQESQAKAQKVLDEALTKLDTLKAELATATSYVETAKAGVATAQNNLAEAKQTLSDLKNAPALLADAKAKLAEAQAKLEDAKANVVELTTDYEAALKALDEAKAKQAELQAVYDHLLALEKDNVVTVLPDGTVVAVPKATPTTDTLPKYTIKGSKSEPKVGLVVTQTAAGQKVTYSRVERSKALPETGEKDGSVLAFVGGVIATIGLAGVRRKRIH; this is encoded by the coding sequence ATGGGAAAACGTTTATTAAAGACTACGACAGTTGGATTGGTAGTCGCATCAGGAGTTTTCGTTGTTAATTGTACTAATACAGCAAATGCAGATGAAGTCGCAAGTAGCGTACAATCTGACACTAGTAAGAAAGCGATTGCAAACACGCAAGCTACTAGCAGAACATCAGATCAAGTCAAAGAAGAACTTGACACACAAAAAGCTGTGGTAGAGACAGCAACACAAAAGGTTGAAACTGCTAAGGAAGCAGTCCAGACTGCAACAAAAGAAGTCGAAACAGCACAAACGGAGAACGACAATGCTCAGTCAGCAGTTGATAAAGCACAAGAAAATGCTAATAACGCAACAGCTGAAAACATCGCCAAAGCTGAAACTAATGTAACAACAGCTGAAGTAGCTGTAGCAAACGCAGAAAATAACGTCACTACAGCTGAAAAGGCGCAGAGTGCAGCACAAGACAAAGTTAATGCTCAAGAAACGGTAGTAGCAAATGCAGAAACTGCCGTAAACCAAGCCAAGACGGAAACAGTTAACGCTCAAAATGCGGTAGACCAAGCTCAATCTGTACTGAACGGCACAGGACAAGCTGAAGTTGTTAAAGCTCAAGAGAACGCTCAAAACGCTGTGAATGCTGATAAACAAGCAGTGAGCCAAGCAGAAGCTGATGTAGCCAGTGCTAAAACTTCTGATGAAGCTCGTCAAAAAGCAATTGAAGAAGCACAAGCCAAAGTCACTACAGCTGAAACAGCTAATACTAATGCTGAAAAAGTGCTAAAAACTGCAACCGAAGCAACTAATAAGGGACAAACAAAAGCTGAACAAGCTAAGAGCGAAACAGCTAATGCTCAAACAGCTGTAGACCAAGCACAAGCGGTGCTTGATGGTACTGGACAAGCAGAAATCGTAAAAGCGCAACAAGAAGCTCAAAGTGCTGTGAGCGCTGATAAAGAAGCTGTAAGAAATGCTGAAACTAACCTAACAAATGCAAAAGCAGCAGACGTAGCACGCCAAAACGCTATTGATGAAGCACAGGCGGATGTTGTTACAGCTGAAAAAGTTGCTGCGAAAGCTAAGGCTACACTCGATAACGCAACTAGTACAGCAACCAATACCGCTGCCAAAGTTGAAGCTGAACAAGCAGAACTTGAAAAAGCACAGGCTGTAGTTGCTGGTCTTGAAAGTGAAATTGCTAATGCAAACACCATTACTCTACCTGCAGGCTACGCTGAAGCGCTCAAACAATATTTGACAACTAAGTCTAGTGCTGATAAGCAAGCCCTAGCTACACTAGCTGCCACTGCCGTAGCAAGTAACACGTATAAGTCTAACAGTGCAGACCAAGCCGAAGTAATTGCTGATGTTAACAATCTAACTGAAGATCAACGTGAGGATTTGACTTTATTTGCAGTTGATTTAATTAACCAAGTGCGTAAGGTGACTGGCGGGCCTACTGTAGTCGCCAATAAGTCAGCTATGGATTTCGCTAACGAAGTAGCTAATACCTCAACAACGTTTATGGGGCATGACACAACAGCAATTCCAACTGCAGCTTCTAATTTTGGTCTAAAATCAGTTCAAGGTGTTAATAATTACGAAGATCTTGGATTCCTTCTTCAAAAGACTGACACAATTACTATGGACGATTTAAAAAAAGGTCTATACACCCAATTTGTAAAGATGATTCTTGCAGACAACCTATCTAATTGGGGACATGCAAGCTCATTAGCAGGAGTCTTAGAAAGTGGATTCAACTCAAAATATATTGGTGTAGATGTTAATAGTCTTTCCTCTACTTCTACGAATGGTACTACAATCAAAATGGTACATATTCACATTTTAGGTGTAGCCGAAAACTATATCTTAGATAATTCTAAGTTCAACACTACTAACAACCTACAATCACGTGATCTAAAAGCTGAGCTAGCTACTGCTAAGTCAACTCTAGCCACTGAACAAGCACAACTCACATCAGCAACCCTAGCTAATAATCAAGCACAAACAGCACTACGTGAAGCACAAACGGACTACGATAATTCAGTCGCAACCCTTACAAGTGCTCAAACTGCACTAGCATCCGCTCAAGCTACCCCAGAACAAACACCAACTGCTCAAGCTAAACTTGATGAAGCTAAAGCGCAATTGGCTACTGACCTAAAAGCTCTTGCAAGTACTAACCAAGCACTTGCTAACTTGACCGCTGATGTTAAGACTAAGCAAGCAGCTTTAACAGCTGCCAAGGCTACACTAACTCAAAAACAAGCAGCGCAAGAACAAGCTGAAAACGAACTTGCCAACGCTAAATCTAAACTAGCTACTGCTCAAGCAAATGCAACAACAGCACAAAACAATCTTACAACCGCTAAAGCTAATCTAGCTAGTCTTGAAAGCTCTCAAGAACTTCTACCTAGTGCCCAAACTGCTCTTGCTAACGCACAAGTTAAATTGGCTGCAGATTTAGAAACTCTTAAACAAGCTAACCAAGCCCTCGCTAACTTGACTGCTGATGTTAAGACGAAACAACAAGCTCTTGAAGCAGCTAAAGCGAACCTTGCAGATAAACAAGAAAGTCAAGCTAAAGCACAAAAAGTTCTTGATGAAGCTCTCACTAAACTTGATACTCTGAAAGCAGAACTTGCAACTGCCACATCTTACGTTGAAACTGCAAAGGCAGGTGTAGCAACAGCTCAAAACAACCTTGCTGAAGCTAAACAAACACTTAGCGACCTTAAGAACGCTCCAGCTCTTCTTGCTGACGCTAAAGCTAAACTAGCTGAAGCGCAAGCTAAGCTAGAAGACGCCAAAGCGAACGTAGTCGAATTGACAACAGACTACGAAGCAGCCCTTAAGGCGCTTGACGAAGCCAAAGCCAAACAAGCAGAACTCCAAGCAGTGTATGACCACTTGTTAGCCCTTGAAAAGGATAATGTCGTGACTGTACTACCAGACGGTACAGTGGTTGCTGTTCCAAAGGCTACTCCAACGACAGATACCTTGCCTAAGTACACGATAAAAGGCAGCAAGTCCGAACCTAAAGTAGGGCTAGTTGTCACCCAAACAGCAGCTGGGCAAAAAGTCACTTACTCACGAGTGGAACGCTCTAAAGCTCTTCCAGAAACAGGTGAAAAAGACGGCTCAGTCTTAGCATTTGTCGGCGGTGTGATTGCCACTATCGGCTTAGCAGGTGTGAGACGTAAACGCATACATTAA
- a CDS encoding nitroreductase family protein, which produces MKFLDLSKKRRAIKHFNEKPVDKKDVRTAIEIASLSPSAHNIQPWKFVLVDSKKEELADSLPAANKEQVQSAAYVIALFSDTDLEKRARKIARIGRKDLSDGQLSYFIETMPARFKGFDEVIKGEYLALNAGLVAMNLVLALTDQGLSSNMILGFDKSTANAILAIEERFRPELLITVGYSDDKPEPTYRLPVDEILEER; this is translated from the coding sequence ATGAAGTTTCTGGATTTAAGTAAAAAACGCCGTGCCATTAAGCACTTTAATGAGAAGCCTGTCGATAAAAAGGATGTGCGTACAGCCATTGAAATCGCAAGCCTTTCTCCTTCTGCCCACAATATCCAACCGTGGAAGTTTGTGCTGGTTGATAGTAAAAAAGAAGAGCTTGCAGACAGCCTGCCAGCTGCAAACAAGGAGCAAGTCCAGTCAGCAGCTTATGTGATTGCCTTGTTTTCCGACACGGACTTGGAAAAGCGCGCGCGTAAAATCGCCCGTATTGGGCGTAAGGACTTGTCTGATGGGCAGCTCAGCTATTTCATAGAGACCATGCCCGCTCGCTTTAAGGGCTTTGATGAGGTGATAAAGGGTGAATATCTAGCGCTCAATGCTGGGCTTGTCGCTATGAACTTGGTGCTTGCGCTGACGGACCAAGGGCTCAGCTCTAACATGATTTTGGGCTTTGATAAGAGCACAGCTAACGCCATTTTGGCGATTGAAGAGCGCTTTCGTCCTGAGCTCTTGATAACGGTTGGCTATAGCGATGACAAGCCAGAGCCGACTTACCGCTTGCCAGTGGACGAGATTTTGGAAGAACGCTAA
- a CDS encoding uracil-DNA glycosylase family protein, which translates to MVFETIEEIRTAIMADEANQAYTKAGIEPLFAAPTTAKINIIGQAPGLKTQEAGLYWKDKSGDRLRDWLGVDEEIFYQSDKIAVIPMDFYYPGKGKSGDLPPRAGFAEKWHPQILRLLPDIELTLLIGSYAQHYYLHQKSSVKLTDNVRQFRDFLPDFFPIVHPSPRNQIWQKKNPWFATEVLPELKARVTKILED; encoded by the coding sequence ATGGTGTTTGAGACGATTGAGGAGATAAGGACTGCTATTATGGCAGATGAGGCAAATCAAGCCTATACTAAGGCAGGTATCGAGCCACTTTTTGCCGCACCCACGACAGCTAAAATCAATATCATCGGACAAGCTCCTGGGCTCAAGACCCAAGAAGCAGGACTCTACTGGAAGGACAAGTCAGGAGACCGCCTGCGGGACTGGCTGGGTGTGGATGAGGAGATCTTTTACCAGTCGGATAAGATTGCCGTCATTCCTATGGACTTTTACTATCCAGGAAAGGGCAAGTCTGGTGATCTGCCGCCTCGGGCTGGCTTTGCTGAGAAATGGCATCCGCAGATTTTACGCTTGTTACCAGACATTGAGCTGACCTTGCTCATCGGAAGCTACGCTCAGCACTACTATCTGCACCAGAAAAGCTCGGTCAAACTGACAGATAACGTCCGCCAGTTCCGAGATTTCCTCCCAGACTTTTTCCCAATCGTTCACCCCTCACCGAGAAATCAAATCTGGCAAAAAAAGAACCCTTGGTTTGCGACAGAAGTGCTCCCAGAGCTGAAAGCTCGTGTGACCAAGATTTTAGAGGACTAA